A window from Solanum stenotomum isolate F172 chromosome 5, ASM1918654v1, whole genome shotgun sequence encodes these proteins:
- the LOC125865397 gene encoding G-type lectin S-receptor-like serine/threonine-protein kinase B120: MASCIIISNWYIFLFSVFYINLLCCTCTSKISQGEILRDGDMLISPKRKFNLGFFSPNVSNNQRFVGIWYVDGPKNSFVWIANRDKPIFDKNGVFTIEKNGNLVVKNGRGDLMWTNNVTAMNNNCTAHLSDNGNLRMFNANNKELWQSFQHPTDTFLPEMRFYLDEVLRSWTSESDPSPGRYSLGVNTRGSPQIVILDGEKRRWRSGYWDGRIFTGVTDMKPEYLHGFKLYNEGDKLYFTYTVADSSDLVRFHISPTGYELEQRWDKDNENWSIIQSHPSGDCDLYNLCGNFAKCDVTYLKKCICLVGFVPKNLGQWNARNWSEGCVRRKELECRGNNSVLKSVSGKKDGFFEIEKIKLPDFADTAYLQNIDECRSMCLENCSCTAYAFVSGINCMMWTGDLVDMQQFQEGGNTLYVRLADSEFAGSNKTVKIVVISVMVAGAFLVCMVVFLLCKYKAKTRVSNRINQMETSDPTRSGEFSMNTSGAGDLSIEGHQGSGSELIFFSFSGVAAATDNFSNENKLGQGGFGPVYKGKLLCGVEIAVKRLSRKSGQGVEEFKNEIKLIAKLQHRNLVRLMGCCIEGEEKMLLYEYMANRSLDSFLFDPVKQAQLDWRKRFNIIEGIARGLLYLHRDSRLRIIHRDLKASNILLDEEMNPKISDFGMARIFGGNENEANTNRVVGTYGYMAPEYAMEGLFSGKSDVYSFGVLLLEIICGRRNTSFRSNEHSGIIGYAWQKWDEGTPMDLVDRSIWDECQYDEALRCIQLALICVQDMAVHRPSISSIVLMLETDNIRLPLPRQPTYTSMRKHEDAETWNEKQDFSANNVTISVIVGR; the protein is encoded by the exons ATGGCTAGTTGTATCATTATTTCCAACTGGTACATTTTCTTGTTTAGTGTTTTTTATATCAACTTACTATGTTGTACTTGTACATCTAAAATTAGTCAAGGGGAAATTTTAAGAGATGGTGATATGTTAATTTCTCCAAAAAGGAAATTTAATTTGGGATTTTTTAGTCCAAATGTTTCTAATAATCAAAGGTTTGTTGGTATATGGTATGTTGATGGTCCAAAAAATTCATTTGTTTGGATTGCAAACAGAGATAAAccaatttttgataaaaatggtGTTTTTACTATTGAGAAAAATGGGAATTTAGTGGTGAAAAATGGTCGTGGCGATTTAATGTGGACGAATAATGTTACTGCTATGAATAATAATTGTACAGCACATCTTTCTGATAATGGAAATCTTAGGATGTTTAATGCTAATAACAAGGAGTTGTGGCAGAGTTTTCAGCATCCTACAGATACATTTTTACCAGAAATGAGATTTTATTTGGATGAAGTTTTGAGGTCATGGACTAGTGAAAGTGATCCTTCACCTGGACG GTACTCATTAGGAGTAAATACTCGCGGATCACCACAAATTGTGATCTTGGATGGAGAGAAGAGACGTTGGCGGAGTGGATATTGGGATGGACGCATATTCACAGGAGTTACAGATATGAAGCCCGAGTATCTACATGGTTTCAAGCTTTACAATGAAGGAGATAAGCTATACTTCACTTACACTGTTGCAGATTCTTCTGATTTGGTGAGGTTCCATATTAGTCCAACCGGATACGAGCTGGAACAAAGGTGGGATAAAGATAACGAAAACTGGAGTATAATACAGTCTCATCCATCAGGTGATTGTGACTTGTATAACTTATGTGGGAATTTTGCGAAATGTGATGTcacatatttgaaaaaatgcATTTGTTTAGTTGGATTTGTACCGAAAAATTTGGGGCAGTGGAATGCCAGGAACTGGTCAGAAGGGTGTGTTAGGAGGAAAGAACTGGAATGCAGAGGAAATAACAGTGTCTTGAAGAGTGTTAGTGGAAAGAAAGACGGATTCTTTGAGAttgagaaaatcaagttgccggaTTTTGCTGATACTGCATATTTACAAAATATCGATGAGTGTCGAAGCATGTGCCTTGAAAATTGTTCATGTACTGCTTATGCTTTTGTTAGCGGAATCAATTGCATGATGTGGACTGGAGATTTAGTCGATATGCAGCAGTTTCAGGAAGGCGGAAACACTCTCTATGTTCGCCTTGCTGATTCTGAATTTG CTGGAAGCAACAAGACAGTCAAAATTGTGGTAATATCCGTTATGGTAGCCGGGGCTTTTCTTGTTTGTATGGTAGTTTTTCTACTATGCAAGTACAAAGCCAAAACGCGAG TGTCCAATAGGATCAACCAAATGGAGACAAGCGATCCAACTAGGAGTGGAGAGTTTTCTATGAACACATCAGGAGCAGGAGACTTGAGTATTGAAGGGCATCAAGGAAGTGGTTCAGAACTTATATTCTTCAGTTTCAGCGGTGTAGCAGCAGCTACCGACAACTTTTCTAACGAAAACAAGCTGGGACAAGGTGGATTTGGCCCTGTCTACAAG GGAAAACTACTATGTGGCGTAGAAATTGCAGTGAAGAGACTTTCAAGAAAGTCAGGACAAGGTGTGGAGGAATTCAAGAATGAGATCAAGCTAATCGCCAAATTACAACATAGAAATCTTGTTAGACTGATGGGATGCTGCattgaaggagaagaaaagatgCTTCTTTACGAGTACATGGCAAACAGAAGTTTAGATTCATTTCTATTTG ATCCTGTTAAGCAAGCTCAATTAGACTGGAGGAAACGCTTCAACATTATTGAAGGGATTGCACGAGGGCTATTGTATCTCCATAGAGATTCGCGACTCAGAATAATCCATAGGGATTTAAAGGCTAGTAACATTTTGCTAGATGAAGAGATGAACCCGAAAATTTCAGACTTTGGTATGGCTAGGATATTTGGTGGAAATGAAAATGAAGCAAATACAAATAGAGTAGTTGGGACATA CGGATATATGGCTCCTGAATATGCAATGGAAGGCTTGTTCTCAGGAAAATCTGATGTTTATAGCTTTGGTGTACTATTACTGGAGATCATCTGTGGACGGAGGAACACAAGTTTTCGTTCAAATGAACACTCTGGCATTATTGGTTAT gCATGGCAGAAGTGGGATGAAGGTACACCAATGGACTTAGTAGACCGTTCTATTTGGGACGAGTGTCAATATGATGAAGCATTGAGATGTATACAGTTAGCACTAATTTGTGTACAAGACATGGCAGTTCACAGACCGAGCATATCATCCATCGTGTTAATGTTGGAGACGGACAATATACGATTGCCCTTGCCTAGGCAACCTACATATACCTCAATGAGAAAACATGAAGATGCAGAAACATGGAATGAGAAGCAGGATTTTTCTGCAAACAATGTCACAATTAGTGTTATAGTTGGTAGATGA